The proteins below come from a single Candidatus Methylacidiphilales bacterium genomic window:
- the cysS gene encoding cysteine--tRNA ligase, giving the protein MELYDTLSRTIRTLQPHDGHTFKMYCCGPTVYGRAHIGNFRTFILQDLLRRVLTTSGIQVLHLRNITDVDDKTIRQAIETGQPLKTITDHWTKLFHEDALALNLLPPHIEASAVAHIPQQIDFIRKLLEKKHAYITPDHSVYFRVASFPQYGRLSRLDQRQILTQTLIESDEYQRENAADFALWKARKPEDGPYYWPSPWGEGRPGWHIECSAMACYHLGETIDLHAGGEDLIFPHHENEIAQSECCTGKTFALHWFHTAHLLVEGQKMSKSLGNLYTLEDIKARGYSPNETRYLLLSAHYRQPLNFTWDALHAARCALERLAEFAESIPAPDDLGPQTCSEFGRFTSAWQALQSDLNTPSALGLIFTTLKQIPKPISAPDQQGFVALCRCLGIDPWSQKKSDSNDKLTIPDEVCAIAEKRWQARLQKDWATADKMRQQLLDMGWKVQDDKDRYTLIPITKLVK; this is encoded by the coding sequence GTGGAGCTATACGACACACTCTCTCGAACAATCCGCACACTCCAACCCCACGATGGCCACACTTTCAAGATGTATTGTTGTGGCCCCACGGTCTATGGCCGCGCCCACATTGGAAATTTCCGAACGTTCATCCTTCAAGATCTCCTACGTCGAGTCTTGACAACAAGCGGAATTCAAGTTCTACACCTACGCAACATCACAGACGTCGATGACAAAACCATCCGACAAGCTATAGAGACAGGTCAACCACTTAAAACCATCACAGACCACTGGACAAAACTCTTCCATGAAGACGCCCTTGCCCTAAACCTACTCCCCCCACACATTGAAGCCAGCGCCGTTGCCCATATTCCTCAGCAAATCGATTTCATCCGTAAACTCCTAGAAAAAAAGCACGCCTACATTACTCCAGATCACTCAGTTTATTTTCGCGTTGCCTCCTTCCCTCAATACGGTCGGCTATCACGCTTAGACCAAAGACAGATTCTTACTCAAACCCTCATCGAGTCCGACGAATATCAACGCGAGAATGCTGCTGATTTCGCTCTATGGAAAGCCAGAAAACCTGAAGACGGGCCATACTACTGGCCAAGCCCATGGGGCGAAGGACGACCAGGATGGCACATTGAGTGCAGTGCCATGGCCTGCTATCATTTAGGAGAGACGATAGACCTCCACGCAGGCGGAGAAGACCTCATATTCCCTCATCATGAAAATGAAATTGCCCAGTCGGAATGCTGCACGGGAAAAACCTTTGCCTTACACTGGTTTCACACCGCTCATCTACTAGTCGAAGGACAAAAAATGAGTAAGAGCCTCGGAAACCTCTATACCTTAGAAGATATAAAAGCAAGAGGATACAGCCCAAATGAGACGCGGTATCTGCTACTTTCAGCACATTACCGACAACCCCTCAACTTCACTTGGGATGCGCTTCATGCTGCCCGATGTGCATTAGAGCGACTTGCAGAGTTTGCCGAGTCGATTCCAGCCCCTGACGATTTAGGTCCCCAAACGTGCTCTGAATTTGGCCGCTTCACTTCTGCCTGGCAAGCCTTGCAAAGTGATCTCAATACACCCTCTGCCTTAGGGCTCATCTTTACAACTCTCAAACAAATCCCCAAACCCATCTCCGCGCCAGATCAACAAGGCTTTGTAGCCTTATGCCGTTGTCTTGGAATTGATCCTTGGTCCCAAAAAAAATCTGACTCTAATGATAAGCTGACTATTCCCGATGAAGTTTGCGCCATAGCAGAAAAACGATGGCAGGCTCGACTCCAGAAAGATTGGGCAACCGCCGACAAGATGCGTCAACAGCTGTTAGACATGGGATGGAAAGTGCAAGACGACAAAGATCGTTACACCCTCATACCGATCACAAAACTGGTAAAATGA
- a CDS encoding tetratricopeptide repeat protein: MLTIASGLTNATRPSFAYKKAIWRVRVVGLFCLCCALQHWPTTVVKAKPSREVVAIVPAQEILNQARAEALALLIQGSIKQFQGGFHLAVKDYCHVVEKRDDVPLLAIDLIHYYATLGQLLQANQLVAALAHHSTYRLIGRALIAHHEKKPEETLQLLNPIQKAPLHLVQRLILLSKIRLLDEEGAARLLSAAVERHSVDWCVQATQLIIPPLIEETIRPSAPLVEAIRQLFRKACLSQHPTVIQSAAEFELSVENPQGAIDMLREAIGATQRPDVSLLIKLAELEYEHVSPQAALTHYLHALRRSPDTPRLHEALAKLYMQLQQPELALKHWKALSEARPTLIEPLIEIATLLENQKDYKEALNYWQQAALLNPHNPRLQMAVVLTRLNLNDYTRALTDAQELTRRFPTLARAHYLEAVVLKQQKNYPAAELSFTQAEILASGSDPEMLDPQFYILRASTLEAMSKKEEALQTLLRAHNKFPDHHVIMNNLAYTWAELDRELDKALALSLKTVEADPDNASYLDTLGWIYYRLGRYDEAVKWLKKAKEKDPQNAIILDHLAEAYARINELPLAIQLWTEAMPLHQNPSVIDQKIKQAQKASPKPTYVTTKAEVTQLSRPSVDVLKENSPE, encoded by the coding sequence GTGTTGACTATAGCAAGCGGCCTCACTAACGCAACGCGCCCTAGCTTTGCATACAAAAAAGCCATCTGGCGTGTGAGGGTGGTGGGGCTGTTCTGTCTATGTTGCGCATTGCAACACTGGCCAACGACTGTAGTGAAAGCCAAGCCAAGCCGCGAGGTCGTAGCCATCGTTCCTGCTCAAGAAATTCTAAACCAAGCTCGAGCGGAAGCTTTAGCCTTATTGATACAAGGGTCTATTAAGCAGTTTCAAGGTGGGTTTCACCTAGCAGTAAAGGATTATTGCCACGTGGTTGAAAAGCGAGACGACGTCCCCTTGTTAGCCATTGATCTAATACACTACTACGCAACCCTAGGGCAACTTTTGCAAGCGAACCAGCTTGTCGCTGCACTCGCACACCACTCCACCTACCGTTTGATAGGCCGTGCATTGATAGCACACCATGAAAAAAAACCAGAGGAAACTTTGCAACTGCTAAACCCGATTCAAAAGGCTCCCCTTCACCTAGTCCAGCGACTGATCCTCCTTTCAAAAATCCGATTGCTCGATGAGGAAGGAGCTGCACGACTCCTCTCTGCAGCTGTTGAGAGGCACTCGGTAGATTGGTGCGTCCAAGCGACACAACTCATCATTCCACCACTGATAGAGGAGACGATACGACCATCTGCACCACTAGTAGAAGCTATACGTCAACTATTTCGAAAAGCTTGTTTGAGTCAACATCCTACTGTGATCCAATCTGCCGCAGAGTTCGAGTTAAGCGTCGAGAATCCTCAAGGCGCCATTGATATGCTGCGCGAAGCAATAGGGGCGACTCAGCGCCCTGACGTCTCTCTGCTCATTAAGCTCGCAGAGCTTGAATATGAGCATGTCTCTCCACAAGCCGCCTTAACACATTACCTACACGCCTTGAGACGGTCCCCCGATACTCCCCGACTGCATGAAGCTCTCGCGAAGCTCTACATGCAACTGCAGCAGCCAGAGCTCGCTCTTAAACATTGGAAAGCTTTAAGTGAAGCTCGACCGACTTTGATCGAGCCTCTTATCGAGATAGCGACTTTATTGGAAAATCAAAAGGATTACAAAGAGGCGTTGAATTATTGGCAGCAAGCCGCGCTTTTGAATCCACATAATCCACGTTTGCAAATGGCGGTTGTTTTAACACGACTCAACCTTAACGATTATACGAGGGCATTGACTGATGCGCAGGAGCTAACTCGCCGTTTCCCCACTCTAGCTCGAGCTCATTACCTTGAAGCAGTCGTTCTAAAACAGCAAAAGAACTATCCAGCAGCCGAATTGTCTTTTACACAGGCAGAGATTCTGGCCTCTGGATCTGATCCAGAGATGCTCGATCCGCAGTTTTATATTTTGCGTGCTAGCACACTTGAAGCTATGTCCAAAAAAGAAGAAGCGCTGCAGACGCTTCTTAGGGCACATAACAAATTCCCAGATCATCATGTTATCATGAATAATCTTGCCTATACATGGGCGGAGCTCGATCGGGAGTTGGATAAAGCTTTAGCATTGAGCTTGAAAACTGTAGAAGCAGATCCCGATAACGCCTCATATCTAGACACGCTTGGGTGGATATACTACCGCCTGGGGCGTTACGATGAAGCCGTGAAGTGGCTTAAAAAAGCAAAAGAGAAAGATCCTCAAAATGCCATCATTCTGGATCATCTTGCTGAGGCTTATGCACGAATCAACGAGCTCCCGTTAGCCATTCAACTATGGACTGAGGCAATGCCTCTTCATCAAAATCCGTCAGTCATCGATCAGAAAATCAAGCAAGCCCAAAAGGCCTCCCCTAAGCCCACCTACGTGACAACAAAGGCTGAAGTCACACAACTATCCCGTCCTTCTGTGGATGTGCTTAAGGAAAATTCTCCAGAATGA
- a CDS encoding 3-isopropylmalate dehydratase, whose protein sequence is MSKVVKGKAFVVRDNIDTDQIIPAQYLMLVPTVPEEYEKLGSYALSGLPETLYPIPFIPPGQTKTPYKILIAGRNLGCGSSREHAPIALGAAGCEVIVAASYARIFFRNCIATGELYPYESTQDLSSIIQTGDEVEVNFDSDTLTHCGKTYELKPLGDVRAVIDAGGIFEYARQTGMIPKQS, encoded by the coding sequence ATGAGTAAAGTTGTAAAAGGAAAAGCTTTTGTCGTTCGGGATAATATCGATACCGACCAAATCATCCCCGCTCAATATTTAATGCTTGTCCCCACGGTGCCGGAAGAATACGAAAAACTAGGCTCCTATGCCCTCAGCGGATTACCTGAAACACTTTACCCCATCCCTTTTATCCCACCAGGGCAAACTAAAACTCCTTACAAAATACTTATTGCCGGCCGTAATCTTGGCTGTGGCTCTTCGCGAGAACATGCTCCAATTGCACTTGGAGCAGCCGGCTGTGAAGTAATTGTAGCAGCATCTTACGCCCGTATCTTCTTCCGAAACTGCATAGCCACAGGAGAACTTTACCCATATGAATCCACTCAAGATCTCTCTTCCATCATCCAGACCGGGGATGAGGTAGAGGTGAATTTTGATTCAGACACCCTCACCCACTGTGGCAAGACGTATGAATTAAAGCCTTTAGGAGACGTTCGAGCCGTTATAGATGCAGGAGGGATATTTGAATATGCTCGCCAAACCGGGATGATCCCAAAACAGAGCTAA
- a CDS encoding polyprenyl synthetase family protein, translating into MSIKDYWQSRQKLVDEALDRYLPKENEKPETLHRAMRYSLFAGGKRLRPVLTLAACEAVGGDYRRAMPLACAVECIHTYSLIHDDLPCMDDDDFRRGKPTNHRVFGEGVAVLAGDALQALAFYLISQSKAGRRYEHRAYLAELAWAAGSHALVGGQVADMEGERKKLSLEELEFIHRGKTAALICSSLRLGAMAGDAGEAELRAITRFGQAVGLAFQVVDDILDVTQTSEKLGKSAGKDIAAEKSTYPALLGLEEAKKVAERLTKKAIDALKVLGQKGERLKELANLMLKREN; encoded by the coding sequence ATGTCAATTAAGGATTATTGGCAGTCGAGGCAAAAATTAGTGGATGAGGCGCTGGATCGATATTTGCCTAAGGAGAATGAGAAGCCGGAGACGTTACATCGGGCGATGCGTTACAGTTTGTTTGCTGGGGGGAAACGGCTTAGGCCTGTGTTGACTCTGGCGGCGTGTGAGGCTGTGGGAGGAGATTATCGTAGAGCGATGCCTCTTGCTTGCGCAGTGGAGTGTATTCATACTTATTCTTTGATCCATGATGATTTGCCTTGTATGGATGATGACGATTTTCGCCGTGGGAAACCCACTAACCACAGAGTTTTCGGGGAAGGCGTGGCTGTGCTGGCTGGTGATGCGCTGCAGGCTTTGGCGTTTTACTTAATTAGTCAATCCAAAGCAGGACGACGTTATGAACATCGAGCATATTTAGCTGAATTGGCATGGGCTGCGGGGAGTCATGCTCTGGTCGGTGGGCAGGTGGCAGACATGGAGGGAGAGAGGAAAAAGCTAAGTCTTGAGGAGCTGGAATTCATCCACCGGGGGAAAACGGCAGCCTTGATCTGTAGTAGCCTGAGACTAGGGGCGATGGCGGGTGACGCTGGGGAGGCTGAGTTAAGAGCAATCACTCGTTTCGGTCAAGCTGTGGGCTTAGCCTTTCAAGTAGTGGATGATATTCTGGACGTCACTCAGACGTCTGAAAAACTCGGGAAGAGTGCTGGGAAAGATATTGCCGCTGAAAAATCGACTTATCCCGCCTTGCTCGGCTTAGAGGAGGCCAAGAAAGTTGCCGAACGCCTTACAAAAAAAGCCATCGATGCACTTAAGGTGCTTGGTCAGAAGGGTGAGAGGTTGAAAGAACTTGCAAATTTAATGTTGAAAAGGGAGAACTGA
- the acpS gene encoding holo-ACP synthase: MVDISRFKALLSRHGEKAVNRLFTDGERDYCKRFSGQMAQHFAVRFAAKEAVLKALGTGLGLGMRWRDVEIQRGESGEPSVVLHGRVREVFEGLGLSRVVVSLTHTEHSAVASVLLMG, encoded by the coding sequence ATGGTGGATATATCGCGTTTTAAAGCTTTGCTGTCGCGACATGGAGAAAAAGCCGTGAATCGTCTTTTTACCGATGGGGAGCGAGATTATTGTAAGCGTTTTTCTGGTCAGATGGCACAGCATTTTGCGGTGCGATTTGCAGCTAAAGAAGCCGTGTTGAAGGCTCTGGGCACGGGTTTGGGATTAGGTATGCGGTGGAGGGATGTTGAAATTCAGAGAGGAGAATCCGGTGAGCCAAGCGTGGTGCTTCATGGGCGGGTTAGAGAGGTGTTTGAGGGTTTGGGTTTATCTCGGGTGGTTGTATCGCTGACGCACACTGAGCATTCGGCTGTGGCTTCCGTGTTGTTGATGGGTTGA
- the sppA gene encoding signal peptide peptidase SppA — protein sequence MNKFLSGCGVVFLILILIASVILNIILFALLAGKNSDYSSTKTALFEEEFITGKSNNIHNTIAVIDLTGIITSDLEGAVEPTALDDYIAQLRQAREDKNVKAIILRINSPGGEVTASDTLYHHIKQTRDAKPVVAYLDSIAASGAYYAAVGATQIIAHELSVTGSIGVILQSLTIRELFDKIGIRALTIKSGKMKDLLNPFRDPQPEEEAFLQAMINETYEKFLSVVTSERKLDPQNARTLADGRIYSGKQAVENKLIDAIGYFEDAITAAENLAQIKEPRVIRYTAPYDLRRLLRSLSQVISQGLSLRLPQAQPLLPPLRPGALYYLPPHLLLTP from the coding sequence ATGAATAAATTCCTCTCCGGCTGCGGGGTTGTCTTCCTAATCCTGATCCTCATTGCCTCCGTAATCCTAAACATCATCCTCTTCGCTCTTCTAGCAGGCAAAAACTCAGACTATTCGTCAACTAAAACCGCATTATTTGAAGAAGAATTCATCACCGGAAAAAGCAACAACATTCACAACACCATCGCAGTCATAGACCTCACTGGAATCATCACCTCTGACTTAGAAGGTGCCGTCGAGCCCACCGCCCTAGACGACTACATCGCACAGCTACGACAAGCACGAGAAGATAAAAACGTCAAAGCCATCATCCTTCGCATCAACTCCCCCGGCGGCGAAGTCACAGCGTCCGATACACTTTATCATCACATCAAACAAACACGTGATGCAAAGCCTGTCGTCGCCTACCTCGATTCTATCGCTGCCTCTGGCGCTTACTACGCTGCCGTAGGCGCAACTCAAATTATCGCTCATGAATTATCCGTTACAGGCTCCATCGGAGTCATCCTACAATCTCTCACAATAAGGGAACTCTTCGATAAAATCGGTATCCGCGCCCTTACCATTAAATCAGGGAAAATGAAAGACCTATTAAATCCCTTCCGAGATCCCCAACCCGAAGAAGAAGCCTTTCTGCAAGCCATGATCAATGAAACCTACGAAAAATTCCTCTCCGTTGTCACCTCAGAGCGAAAACTCGATCCCCAAAATGCACGCACACTCGCCGATGGCCGAATCTACAGCGGTAAACAAGCAGTAGAAAACAAACTAATAGATGCCATCGGCTATTTCGAAGATGCCATCACCGCTGCCGAAAATCTCGCGCAAATTAAAGAACCCCGCGTCATCCGATACACCGCTCCTTACGACCTTCGTCGCTTACTGCGCTCTTTGTCCCAAGTCATCTCACAAGGCCTATCCTTGCGCCTTCCCCAAGCCCAACCACTCCTCCCACCCTTACGCCCAGGCGCATTATACTATCTCCCTCCTCATCTCCTACTCACTCCATAA
- a CDS encoding HNH endonuclease: MALNSQVLVLNRLWQAVNICSARRAFSLLYLDHAHVVHPHHKEDDFALHNFHQWKEISRNYDGHDVVHTIHFRLRIPKIILLLIYDRLPRKEIKFTRQNLFERDNYTCQYCGQKFHPNELNLDHVIPRDQGGKTTWDNIVCSCIRCNSLKGNRTPSQAHMRLLKKPTAPRWRPFVHIQHMRSTHDSWHRFLNVDSWKVELCD; this comes from the coding sequence ATGGCACTCAACTCCCAAGTCCTTGTCCTCAATCGCCTCTGGCAAGCTGTCAATATCTGCTCCGCTCGCAGAGCCTTTTCGCTCCTCTATCTCGACCACGCCCACGTCGTTCACCCCCATCATAAGGAAGATGACTTCGCATTACACAACTTTCACCAATGGAAGGAAATCTCCCGTAATTACGACGGGCATGACGTCGTCCACACCATTCACTTCAGATTGCGTATCCCTAAAATAATCCTCCTCCTCATATACGACCGACTACCACGAAAAGAAATCAAGTTTACCCGCCAAAACTTATTTGAGCGCGACAATTACACATGCCAATATTGTGGGCAAAAGTTCCATCCCAACGAACTCAACCTCGATCACGTCATACCCCGTGACCAAGGCGGAAAAACCACCTGGGACAACATCGTCTGCTCCTGTATCCGCTGCAATTCCCTCAAAGGCAACCGCACCCCATCCCAGGCGCACATGCGGCTCCTCAAAAAACCCACCGCCCCAAGATGGCGACCCTTTGTTCACATCCAACACATGCGTTCCACTCACGACTCCTGGCATCGCTTTCTAAACGTAGATAGCTGGAAAGTCGAACTCTGCGATTAG
- the msrA gene encoding peptide-methionine (S)-S-oxide reductase MsrA — translation MSAESTLVLGGGCFWCLEAVYELLPGVTEVTSGYAGGHLDNPTYEQVCTGETGHAEVIEIRYNPNKISLKTLLEVFWEAHDPTTPNRQGHDVGTQYRSIILYQNSEQLQAATQSLKEAQSKFDSPIVTEIVPLKKFYPAEAYHQDYYRRNPQKPYCQSIIKPKLEKLKKTISSWNNRGV, via the coding sequence ATGTCAGCTGAATCCACCTTAGTCTTGGGAGGCGGATGTTTTTGGTGCCTTGAGGCCGTTTATGAGCTTCTACCTGGTGTAACAGAAGTCACCAGCGGCTACGCTGGTGGGCATTTAGACAACCCCACATATGAACAAGTCTGCACAGGAGAAACAGGACACGCTGAAGTTATCGAAATTCGTTACAATCCTAACAAAATCTCCCTAAAAACACTCCTCGAAGTTTTTTGGGAAGCCCATGATCCTACCACTCCTAACCGACAAGGACACGACGTTGGAACTCAATATCGGTCAATCATCCTCTACCAAAATTCCGAACAACTCCAAGCCGCTACACAATCCCTTAAAGAAGCACAGTCTAAATTCGACTCTCCTATCGTCACCGAGATAGTTCCGCTTAAAAAATTTTATCCAGCTGAAGCCTATCATCAGGACTATTATCGCCGCAATCCTCAAAAACCGTACTGCCAAAGCATAATAAAGCCCAAACTTGAAAAATTAAAAAAAACCATTTCGTCTTGGAATAACAGAGGCGTCTAA
- the tilS gene encoding tRNA lysidine(34) synthetase TilS: MRTGSKRNWFEHFDEALCKLPLRFIYGLSGGVDSVALLHKLVGAGYKPVVCHFNHRWRSQADSDAKFCNELAKKYQLDFFIGCASDAELETKEEVARRARLSFFERVSRAIGIYDVVLAHHADDVVETYLLQLFRGGNSAAFGIKSPARWGDLTIWRPWLSVWRSEIKAYAEKEQLKWVEDCTNKNTQFHRNWIRHELLPLLEKQFHNRIREAIWRRAMVSAARAEWISDLVHDESATDKLSVHALRAWPVGKQREVIYYWLRHKKVSDIDYDDVENIRLLAVQEKPARINLSQCQQAYRKNGWIQIRSLPGTSKVGSLSRIDSQDVKG, encoded by the coding sequence GTGAGGACAGGAAGTAAAAGAAATTGGTTTGAGCATTTTGACGAAGCTTTATGCAAACTGCCCCTGCGTTTTATATATGGACTTTCGGGTGGTGTGGACTCGGTTGCATTATTGCACAAGCTGGTCGGAGCAGGTTATAAGCCTGTGGTTTGCCATTTTAATCATCGTTGGAGGTCTCAAGCCGACTCGGATGCGAAATTTTGCAACGAACTTGCAAAAAAATATCAACTGGATTTCTTTATTGGTTGCGCTTCGGACGCTGAGTTAGAGACTAAGGAGGAGGTCGCACGCCGTGCGAGATTGTCTTTTTTTGAACGAGTCTCACGTGCTATCGGCATATACGATGTCGTATTAGCTCATCACGCGGATGATGTAGTCGAGACGTATTTATTACAACTATTTCGAGGCGGAAATTCTGCTGCATTTGGGATTAAGTCTCCGGCAAGGTGGGGTGATTTAACGATATGGCGTCCATGGCTTTCGGTCTGGCGGTCGGAAATCAAGGCCTATGCTGAAAAAGAGCAACTGAAGTGGGTGGAAGACTGCACGAATAAGAACACTCAGTTTCATAGAAACTGGATACGACATGAGCTTTTGCCGTTGCTTGAAAAACAATTCCATAATCGGATACGCGAAGCCATCTGGCGACGAGCCATGGTCTCTGCAGCCAGAGCAGAATGGATTAGTGATTTGGTTCATGATGAAAGTGCTACGGATAAGCTCTCTGTGCATGCGCTTCGGGCATGGCCAGTGGGAAAACAAAGAGAGGTAATCTACTATTGGTTGCGTCATAAGAAGGTTAGCGACATTGACTACGACGACGTTGAAAATATAAGGTTACTAGCCGTTCAGGAAAAACCTGCCCGTATCAATCTCAGTCAATGTCAGCAGGCCTATCGGAAGAATGGTTGGATACAGATTAGGAGCTTGCCCGGAACCTCTAAAGTAGGCAGTCTATCGCGGATTGATTCCCAGGATGTTAAGGGATAA
- a CDS encoding phosphodiester glycosidase family protein has translation MIRAKASGIVSVWAVIAILVTGKLNLLAWEIRQVRSIDTGVIGLEHVFVLCVNQDAEVQLRAAVFDERRFTIKVVDNPPGRGMNLVSAAMQVEAVAGVNGGFFSKENEPLGWYVVDGRVIQRGRANRLLTGMVGLRGQSLFIERFHRFRYGRDVRALIQTGPFLVENGQSVIGLNTEHRARRTAVASDGNGLWALISVDNVTLYEAAELLTQKIFGDDFRVDVAINLDGGSSAGFWIRGANQPFYWPEWARVRNFLVVISR, from the coding sequence GTGATTCGAGCAAAAGCGTCAGGGATTGTCTCAGTCTGGGCAGTCATAGCGATACTTGTGACGGGAAAGCTTAATTTATTAGCATGGGAAATACGGCAAGTCCGCTCAATTGACACAGGGGTGATAGGCTTGGAGCATGTGTTTGTTTTGTGCGTAAACCAGGATGCAGAGGTTCAGCTTCGTGCTGCAGTTTTTGATGAGCGGAGATTTACTATTAAAGTCGTCGATAATCCTCCAGGAAGGGGTATGAATCTGGTATCTGCAGCCATGCAAGTGGAGGCAGTAGCAGGTGTGAACGGGGGTTTCTTTAGCAAGGAGAATGAACCGCTTGGTTGGTACGTCGTCGATGGCCGGGTGATTCAGAGGGGTAGGGCTAATCGTTTATTAACAGGGATGGTAGGATTGCGTGGACAAAGTTTATTCATCGAGAGATTTCATCGGTTTCGCTATGGACGAGATGTGCGAGCGTTGATTCAAACGGGGCCATTCCTTGTCGAGAACGGGCAATCGGTGATTGGTTTAAACACAGAACATAGAGCGAGACGCACGGCGGTGGCCAGCGATGGAAATGGATTATGGGCATTGATTTCTGTTGATAACGTCACGCTTTATGAAGCCGCTGAATTATTAACTCAAAAAATTTTTGGTGATGATTTTCGTGTGGACGTGGCAATCAATCTTGATGGCGGCTCATCAGCGGGGTTTTGGATACGAGGAGCCAATCAGCCTTTTTATTGGCCAGAGTGGGCAAGAGTAAGGAATTTTTTAGTGGTTATTTCGCGTTAA
- a CDS encoding ABC transporter ATP-binding protein: MSPSLACENLNRYLGEGDQRVHVLRSISLELFPGTMYSIVGASGSGKSTLLYLLGLLDKADSGKIIILDQVITPDDDDRRTALRNRHIGFVYQFHYLLREFSALENVMLPMLRLEESGPRPDLEKRALELLDAVGLAHKAHRRAHQLSGGEQQRVAIARALANSPSILLADEPTGNLDSSNSERVFDLLLKLTRERALTSLVVTHNPTVAEECDVTFTMCDGAIVHTCSRRDNRRINAK, encoded by the coding sequence ATGTCCCCCTCTTTAGCCTGTGAAAACTTAAATCGCTACCTAGGTGAAGGCGATCAGCGAGTTCATGTCCTTCGTTCAATCTCATTAGAACTTTTTCCCGGCACAATGTATTCTATCGTCGGAGCGTCGGGAAGCGGTAAAAGCACCTTACTTTATCTCCTCGGACTCTTAGATAAAGCAGACTCTGGCAAAATCATAATCTTAGACCAGGTGATCACCCCTGACGACGATGATCGGCGCACAGCATTAAGAAATAGACATATCGGCTTCGTCTATCAGTTTCATTACTTGCTTAGGGAATTTTCTGCTTTGGAAAACGTCATGCTTCCAATGTTGAGATTAGAAGAAAGTGGGCCACGTCCAGATTTAGAAAAACGCGCACTAGAACTCTTAGATGCTGTTGGGCTCGCCCATAAAGCCCATCGCCGCGCCCATCAACTCTCCGGCGGTGAACAGCAACGTGTCGCCATAGCACGTGCTCTAGCTAACTCACCATCCATCCTGTTAGCCGACGAGCCTACTGGGAATCTTGATTCCTCGAACTCAGAACGAGTCTTCGATCTATTACTAAAACTTACTCGTGAACGCGCCCTTACCTCCCTAGTCGTTACTCACAATCCAACTGTAGCCGAAGAATGTGACGTAACTTTCACTATGTGTGACGGAGCCATCGTGCACACCTGTTCTCGCCGAGACAACAGAAGGATTAACGCGAAATAA